In the genome of Myroides phaeus, one region contains:
- a CDS encoding NifU family protein: MTSQTIKQNVEKALDEIRPFLQADGGDITLLDIVDDKHVKVRLEGACTACSVNQMTLSAGVETTIKKYAPEIESVVNVG, from the coding sequence ATGACATCACAAACTATCAAACAGAATGTCGAAAAGGCGTTAGATGAAATCCGTCCGTTTTTACAAGCAGATGGAGGAGACATCACACTTTTAGACATTGTAGATGACAAGCACGTAAAGGTTCGCTTAGAAGGAGCTTGTACAGCTTGCAGTGTTAATCAAATGACGCTAAGTGCTGGAGTGGAAACTACTATTAAAAAGTATGCTCCAGAGATCGAATCTGTAGTTAATGTCGGCTAA
- a CDS encoding dicarboxylate/amino acid:cation symporter, whose protein sequence is MKNNKLFIAIIIALVIGVIFGSIIHYTLPEYIEGFSNNIKLLGTIFIRLVQMIIAPLVFCTLVVGIAKMGDMKMVGRVGMKAMGWFITASMVSLGIGLVLVNWFKPGVGANFDLNNVSSANDLLTKTDALSLQSFIEHLIPKSIFEAFAHNEILQIVVFSVFFGIALSTLGKKAKPVIKLFDRISEVVLKMVTYIMWTAPLGVLGAIASAVSLYGLTIFITYAKYLGAFALGLVILWAVLILVGFLIIGKDVWRLLKAIKEPLLIAFSTTSSEAVFPKLVEQLKAYGCSSKIVSFTLPLGYSFNLDGSMMYLTFASIFIAQIYDVPMTLGDQILMLLVLMVTSKGVAGVPRASLIVIVATCAMFNIPPEGIAFILPIDHFCDMGRSMTNVLGNALSTAAIDKFEEKEEHTNETLDIE, encoded by the coding sequence ATGAAGAACAACAAACTTTTCATTGCAATTATTATCGCTCTTGTTATCGGAGTGATATTCGGAAGTATTATTCACTATACCTTACCTGAATATATCGAAGGTTTTTCCAACAACATTAAATTACTTGGAACAATCTTTATTCGTTTAGTTCAAATGATTATCGCTCCTTTAGTTTTCTGTACGCTTGTAGTCGGAATAGCTAAAATGGGAGATATGAAAATGGTTGGACGAGTTGGTATGAAAGCAATGGGCTGGTTTATTACAGCATCTATGGTTTCTCTGGGTATCGGATTAGTCCTTGTTAATTGGTTTAAACCTGGTGTTGGTGCTAACTTTGATTTAAATAATGTTTCTTCTGCCAATGATTTATTGACTAAAACAGATGCACTTAGTTTACAGTCATTCATTGAGCACTTAATCCCTAAGAGTATTTTCGAAGCTTTTGCGCATAATGAGATTCTTCAAATTGTAGTATTCTCGGTGTTCTTTGGAATTGCCTTATCTACTTTAGGAAAAAAAGCAAAACCAGTTATTAAACTATTTGACAGAATATCTGAAGTAGTTTTAAAAATGGTTACATATATTATGTGGACTGCCCCATTGGGAGTTCTTGGAGCAATTGCGAGTGCAGTATCTCTTTATGGACTAACAATCTTTATCACGTATGCTAAATATTTAGGTGCTTTCGCATTAGGATTAGTGATTCTATGGGCTGTTTTAATTTTGGTAGGGTTCCTTATTATTGGAAAAGACGTTTGGAGATTGTTAAAAGCAATTAAAGAACCTTTACTAATTGCCTTTTCTACAACAAGTAGTGAAGCAGTATTCCCTAAATTAGTTGAACAATTAAAAGCTTACGGTTGTTCTTCTAAAATAGTTTCATTTACCTTACCTTTGGGTTACTCTTTCAATTTAGATGGTAGTATGATGTATCTTACATTTGCCAGTATCTTTATTGCCCAGATTTACGACGTACCTATGACCTTAGGTGATCAAATATTAATGCTTCTTGTTTTAATGGTTACGAGTAAAGGAGTTGCAGGAGTACCTCGAGCTTCTTTAATTGTTATTGTTGCTACTTGCGCAATGTTTAATATTCCACCTGAAGGTATTGCATTTATCTTACCTATTGACCACTTCTGTGATATGGGTAGAAGTATGACAAACGTATTAGGAAATGCTTTATCAACTGCAGCAATTGATAAATTTGAGGAAAAAGAAGAACACACTAATGAAACACTTGATATAGAATAA
- a CDS encoding Mrp/NBP35 family ATP-binding protein, producing the protein MKLDRKEILKALETISIAGEGKNMVESGAVSNVVTFGDEVVVDLVLTTPALHIKKRAEVDVMKVIHDQIYDKAKVKVNIKVEAPEKPEIKGKAIPGIKNIVAVSSGKGGVGKSTVTANLAASLANMGFKVGILDADIYGPSMPIMFDVENAKPISVEVDGKSKMKPVTAYGVEILSIGFFTKGDQAIIWRGPMAAKALNQMIFDADWGELDFLLVDLPPGTGDIHLSIMQSLPITGAVVVSTPQAVALADAKKGVSMFMSESINVPVLGIVENMAYFTPEELPENKYYIFGENGAKNLAEDLQVPFLGEVPIVQSIREAGDYGRPAALQNDTIISEVFNNVTRNVVEQVVLRNESLPPTEAIKITTMAGCSSAGKK; encoded by the coding sequence ATGAAATTAGATAGAAAAGAAATTCTTAAAGCATTGGAAACTATTTCAATCGCTGGAGAAGGAAAGAATATGGTAGAAAGTGGAGCTGTTAGCAACGTAGTAACTTTTGGAGACGAAGTTGTTGTTGATTTAGTGTTAACTACACCAGCTTTACATATTAAAAAAAGAGCGGAAGTGGATGTAATGAAAGTTATTCACGACCAAATTTATGACAAAGCAAAAGTAAAAGTCAATATAAAAGTAGAAGCTCCAGAGAAACCTGAAATCAAAGGAAAAGCAATACCAGGTATTAAGAATATCGTTGCTGTATCTTCAGGAAAAGGAGGAGTAGGTAAATCTACTGTAACTGCAAACTTAGCAGCAAGTTTAGCAAATATGGGATTCAAAGTTGGTATTTTAGATGCTGATATTTACGGTCCTTCTATGCCAATTATGTTTGACGTAGAGAATGCTAAACCAATCTCTGTAGAAGTAGATGGTAAATCTAAGATGAAGCCAGTAACTGCATATGGAGTAGAAATTCTTTCAATCGGATTCTTCACAAAAGGAGATCAAGCGATCATTTGGAGAGGACCAATGGCAGCAAAAGCATTAAACCAGATGATTTTTGATGCAGATTGGGGAGAATTAGATTTCTTATTAGTTGACTTACCTCCAGGAACAGGAGATATTCACTTATCAATTATGCAGTCTTTACCAATTACAGGAGCAGTTGTAGTTTCTACACCTCAAGCTGTAGCATTGGCAGATGCTAAAAAAGGAGTATCTATGTTTATGTCAGAAAGTATCAACGTACCAGTATTGGGAATTGTTGAGAATATGGCGTATTTTACACCTGAAGAATTACCAGAAAACAAATATTACATTTTCGGAGAAAACGGAGCTAAAAACTTAGCAGAAGATTTACAAGTACCTTTCTTAGGAGAAGTGCCAATTGTACAAAGTATTCGTGAAGCAGGAGACTATGGTCGCCCAGCAGCGTTACAAAATGATACGATCATTTCAGAAGTTTTCAATAACGTTACAAGAAATGTAGTAGAGCAAGTTGTGTTAAGAAATGAATCTTTACCACCAACAGAAGCTATTAAAATTACTACTATGGCTGGTTGTTCATCAGCAGGTAAAAAATAA
- a CDS encoding 2Fe-2S iron-sulfur cluster-binding protein: MAEDIKITIVDRDGVAHEVDAPTDMNMNVMELVRAYELAPEGTIGICGGMAMCASCQCYVLNADEVELPEMNPDEDAMLSEAFNVKDNSRLGCQLHLTPSLEGLKVELAPEG; encoded by the coding sequence ATGGCAGAAGATATTAAAATTACGATTGTAGACCGCGATGGCGTTGCCCATGAGGTAGATGCTCCTACAGACATGAATATGAACGTAATGGAGTTAGTACGTGCTTATGAGTTAGCTCCAGAAGGAACGATTGGAATTTGTGGAGGTATGGCGATGTGTGCTTCTTGTCAATGTTACGTCTTGAATGCAGATGAAGTAGAGCTTCCTGAGATGAATCCAGATGAGGATGCTATGCTATCAGAAGCATTTAACGTAAAAGACAATAGTAGATTAGGTTGTCAGTTGCATTTAACACCTTCATTAGAAGGTTTAAAAGTTGAATTAGCGCCAGAAGGCTAA
- a CDS encoding TolC family protein yields MNKVSCLLFVIMFAFSSYAQEQWTLRDCVEKGKENSYKLMVASLTKSVAEKSKQSVASYYLPKVNLNGSQGYNFGSAVDMSTNSRVSSNIATTQASVNTSLELFNWSNFVENKQQQLLVDYAELSEQEVFYEYQSELLQLFFGIIGTQEFLKIQQQQYVNSEENFHRVRKEVEAGAKPQSDLYDIDFIFHNEKINIQQTENDLNNQKMRLLHLLNVDSLSTSQITLVYQEEVIDLFTDYTFNPTLEKFRLNQMILEKDKQLLRSSNLPYLSANYSFGSFYSRPFNTALDLDINAFSKQMGDNKSHSISLQLTIPIFQGGNIIRKVKKKEEELRLNEMRIKESETGLLKQNQEINQEIEQLDLIAQQLSKGIELSQKSFITTQVKYENGKADIFSFNAAKNQMLSAQYALIKNNINRSLLVKRLQLNNTNML; encoded by the coding sequence ATGAATAAAGTAAGTTGTTTATTGTTTGTCATAATGTTTGCGTTTAGTTCTTATGCTCAAGAACAATGGACTTTGCGTGATTGTGTTGAAAAAGGCAAAGAAAATAGCTATAAGCTGATGGTTGCCAGTTTAACGAAAAGCGTTGCAGAGAAGTCAAAGCAAAGTGTTGCTTCTTATTATTTGCCTAAAGTAAATTTAAATGGGAGTCAAGGATATAACTTTGGTTCGGCCGTAGATATGAGTACAAACTCGCGTGTTAGTTCAAATATTGCAACAACACAAGCTTCTGTAAATACCAGTTTAGAGTTGTTTAATTGGTCAAATTTTGTAGAAAATAAGCAACAGCAGTTATTGGTTGATTATGCAGAATTGAGCGAACAAGAAGTATTTTATGAATACCAATCAGAATTGTTGCAATTGTTTTTTGGGATTATTGGAACACAAGAATTTTTAAAGATTCAACAACAGCAATACGTCAATAGTGAAGAGAACTTCCACCGTGTAAGGAAAGAAGTTGAAGCAGGTGCAAAGCCACAGAGTGACTTGTATGATATAGACTTTATTTTTCACAATGAGAAAATCAATATTCAGCAAACAGAGAATGATTTGAATAATCAAAAGATGCGGCTATTGCATTTGTTGAATGTAGACTCGCTGTCAACAAGTCAAATTACGTTGGTTTATCAAGAGGAAGTAATAGATTTATTTACAGACTATACATTCAATCCTACGCTTGAGAAGTTTCGTTTAAATCAGATGATTTTGGAGAAAGACAAGCAACTTTTAAGGTCATCTAATTTGCCTTATTTATCAGCTAATTATTCTTTTGGATCTTTTTATTCACGTCCTTTCAATACTGCTTTAGACCTTGATATTAACGCTTTTTCAAAGCAAATGGGAGACAATAAGAGTCATTCTATTAGCTTGCAATTAACCATTCCAATATTTCAAGGAGGGAATATTATTCGTAAAGTGAAAAAGAAAGAAGAAGAATTGCGATTAAATGAAATGCGAATTAAAGAGAGTGAAACAGGATTATTGAAGCAAAATCAAGAAATAAATCAGGAGATTGAACAATTAGATTTAATAGCACAACAGCTGTCTAAGGGAATAGAGTTGTCACAGAAGTCATTCATTACAACGCAAGTTAAGTACGAGAATGGTAAAGCAGATATTTTTTCTTTCAATGCTGCTAAAAATCAAATGTTAAGTGCTCAATATGCCTTGATTAAGAATAATATAAACAGGTCTTTATTGGTAAAAAGACTTCAGTTAAATAATACTAATATGCTATAA
- a CDS encoding S9 family peptidase produces MKKIFLFALSLASLSSFSQEVMTKELLWKLGRVTPIGVTKDGKNLIYKVGHANMEEDKFDSKTYQIPLTGGNPVEVTDFKSLLIDKNISPDGKMILSDKAVKVGKVLGKDLYPTMEKSDAYVFDGLDYRHWDTWNDGTHNHVFYSSVGDEKGAIDIMVNEPYDAPQKPFGGDEDYTWTPDGKSIIYVSKKKFGTEYATSTNTDLYEYNLETKKTKNLTESNLGYDTNPTFSPQGHLTWLQMKRDGFEADKNDLIVRYDGRDLNLTANWDGTVAGYQWSKDGNKVYFTAAVGGTIQLFEVNFPGRKRIAPVVHQITDGMFDVTGIVDVIGDKAIVTRTDFNHAAEVFSFDMKKNEWTQITKVNDEAYSKIAMSKSEKRIVKTVDGKDMVTWVVYPPNFDPNKEYPTLLYCQGGPQSALSQFYSFRWNFQLMAAEGYIIVAPNRRGMPGHGVEWNEAISKDWAGKPMQDYLAAIDDVAQEKYVDKNRLGAVGASYGGYSVFYLAGIHENRFKSFISHCGVFDLVSMYGTTEEVFFPNFDTGGAYWEKDNKDAQNAYANFNPINNVDKWNTPILVIQGGKDYRVPIGQGQEAFQAAQLRGIKSRFLYLPEENHWVVKPQNAQVWQGEFFRWLKETL; encoded by the coding sequence ATGAAAAAAATATTCTTATTTGCCTTGAGCTTAGCAAGTTTATCTTCATTTTCTCAGGAAGTTATGACCAAAGAATTGCTTTGGAAGCTGGGGAGAGTAACTCCGATTGGTGTTACTAAAGATGGTAAAAACCTTATTTACAAAGTAGGGCACGCTAATATGGAGGAAGATAAGTTTGATTCAAAGACTTATCAAATACCTTTAACAGGTGGTAATCCTGTTGAAGTAACAGATTTTAAATCGTTATTAATAGACAAGAACATTTCTCCTGATGGAAAAATGATTTTATCTGACAAAGCAGTAAAAGTTGGAAAAGTTCTTGGAAAAGATTTATACCCAACAATGGAAAAATCGGATGCTTATGTGTTTGATGGTTTAGATTACAGACATTGGGATACTTGGAATGATGGAACACATAATCACGTTTTTTACAGTTCAGTAGGAGATGAAAAAGGTGCGATTGACATTATGGTTAATGAACCGTATGATGCTCCACAAAAGCCATTTGGAGGTGATGAGGATTATACTTGGACACCAGATGGAAAGAGTATTATTTACGTTTCTAAAAAGAAATTCGGAACAGAATACGCTACAAGTACAAATACTGATTTGTATGAGTACAATTTAGAAACAAAGAAAACGAAGAACTTAACTGAGTCGAATTTAGGATACGATACTAATCCTACTTTCTCTCCACAAGGGCACTTAACTTGGTTGCAAATGAAACGCGACGGTTTTGAGGCTGATAAAAATGATTTAATCGTTCGTTACGATGGTAGAGATTTAAACCTTACTGCTAATTGGGATGGTACAGTTGCAGGTTACCAATGGAGTAAAGATGGTAACAAAGTTTATTTTACTGCTGCTGTAGGTGGAACAATTCAGTTATTTGAAGTTAACTTCCCAGGAAGAAAGCGTATTGCTCCAGTAGTTCACCAAATCACAGACGGAATGTTTGACGTAACAGGAATTGTTGACGTGATTGGTGATAAAGCAATTGTAACGCGTACAGACTTCAATCACGCAGCAGAAGTTTTCTCTTTCGATATGAAGAAAAATGAGTGGACTCAAATTACAAAAGTAAATGACGAAGCTTATTCAAAAATTGCAATGAGTAAAAGTGAGAAGCGAATTGTAAAAACAGTTGACGGAAAAGATATGGTAACTTGGGTTGTATATCCACCAAACTTTGACCCTAATAAAGAATATCCAACTTTATTATACTGTCAAGGAGGACCACAATCTGCTTTATCACAATTCTATTCATTCCGTTGGAACTTCCAATTAATGGCGGCAGAAGGATACATTATCGTTGCTCCAAACAGAAGAGGTATGCCAGGACACGGAGTAGAATGGAATGAAGCAATCAGTAAAGATTGGGCAGGTAAACCAATGCAAGATTACTTAGCAGCTATTGATGATGTAGCACAAGAAAAATATGTTGATAAAAACAGATTAGGAGCAGTAGGAGCGAGCTATGGAGGATATTCAGTATTCTACTTAGCAGGAATCCACGAAAATCGTTTTAAATCGTTTATTTCTCACTGTGGAGTATTTGACTTAGTAAGTATGTACGGAACTACTGAAGAGGTGTTCTTCCCTAATTTTGATACAGGAGGAGCATACTGGGAGAAAGATAACAAGGATGCACAAAATGCATATGCTAACTTTAACCCAATCAACAATGTTGATAAATGGAATACTCCAATCTTAGTTATCCAAGGAGGAAAAGATTACCGCGTACCAATCGGACAAGGTCAAGAAGCTTTCCAAGCTGCACAATTAAGAGGAATAAAAAGTAGGTTTTTATACTTACCAGAAGAAAATCACTGGGTTGTAAAACCACAAAATGCACAAGTATGGCAAGGTGAATTTTTCCGTTGGTTAAAAGAAACTTTGTAA
- a CDS encoding NAD(P)/FAD-dependent oxidoreductase, giving the protein MIETDIIIIGAGPTGLFAVFEAGLLKLKCHLIDGLPQPGGQLTELYPKKPIFDIPGYPSVGAAELIDNLMEQIKQFQPGFTLNEVAETVEKLEDGTFIVTTNKGTKHHGKAVAIAGGLGSFEPRKPELENLAFYEDKGVEYFVKKPEMFAGKKIVIAGGGDSALDWSIYLAEIAAEVHLVHRRNEFRGALDSVEKVQVLKDQGKINLITPAEVVALKGNDEKLEAVVIEKDGEQSEVACDYFIPLFGLTPKLGPIANWGLEIEKNAIKVNNALDYQTNIPGIYAIGDVNTYPGKLKLILCGFHEATLMCQSVYNMMNPGKKFVLKYTTVSGINGFDGTRKEAEKAVVKAID; this is encoded by the coding sequence ATGATTGAAACAGATATAATAATTATTGGAGCGGGCCCTACAGGTCTGTTCGCTGTATTCGAAGCAGGATTATTAAAATTAAAGTGTCATCTAATAGATGGGCTTCCTCAGCCAGGAGGTCAGTTAACTGAGTTGTATCCAAAGAAACCTATTTTTGATATTCCTGGATATCCATCAGTTGGTGCTGCAGAGTTGATCGATAATTTAATGGAACAAATAAAACAGTTCCAACCTGGATTTACATTAAATGAAGTTGCAGAAACAGTTGAAAAACTTGAAGATGGAACGTTTATCGTTACAACAAATAAAGGTACAAAACATCACGGAAAAGCAGTTGCTATTGCTGGAGGTTTAGGTTCTTTTGAACCAAGAAAACCAGAATTAGAGAACTTAGCTTTTTACGAAGATAAAGGAGTTGAATACTTTGTGAAAAAACCTGAAATGTTTGCAGGTAAGAAGATTGTTATCGCTGGTGGTGGTGACTCTGCTTTAGACTGGAGTATTTACTTAGCTGAGATTGCAGCTGAAGTTCATTTGGTTCACAGAAGAAATGAATTTAGAGGAGCTTTAGATTCAGTTGAAAAAGTACAGGTTTTAAAAGATCAAGGTAAGATAAACTTAATTACGCCTGCAGAGGTTGTTGCTTTAAAAGGGAATGACGAGAAATTAGAGGCTGTAGTGATTGAGAAAGATGGAGAGCAATCAGAAGTTGCTTGTGATTACTTTATTCCTTTATTCGGGTTAACACCTAAGTTAGGACCAATTGCTAATTGGGGATTAGAGATAGAGAAAAATGCTATTAAAGTTAATAATGCATTAGACTATCAAACTAACATTCCTGGTATTTATGCTATTGGAGACGTAAACACTTATCCTGGTAAATTAAAGTTGATTTTATGTGGTTTCCACGAAGCAACATTAATGTGTCAAAGTGTTTATAATATGATGAATCCTGGTAAGAAATTTGTATTAAAATATACAACAGTATCTGGAATTAACGGGTTTGATGGAACACGTAAAGAAGCAGAAAAAGCTGTTGTAAAAGCAATAGACTAA
- a CDS encoding DedA family protein — MDEFQISQLINPEFYINLQIAGHSIGIYVVLFIVFAETGLFAGFFLPGDSLLFLSGIYSTALMQELFAIESDFVNVALLSTLVALAGILGNTFGYWFGAKSGNYLYNVKDNFIYKKKYLYESKVFFERHGGRAIIFARFLPVVRTFAPIIAGIVRMDIKRFMLYNVISSFLWATTLIFAGHYLQVWLMDSYGINLKDYIEYIVLFLVLVTTLPVIIKLMKSKGGSEKKKSSEEA, encoded by the coding sequence ATGGACGAATTTCAAATTTCTCAGTTAATTAACCCTGAGTTTTATATAAATCTACAAATCGCTGGTCACTCAATCGGAATCTATGTAGTACTATTCATTGTATTCGCTGAAACGGGATTGTTTGCAGGATTCTTTTTACCTGGAGACAGTTTATTATTCCTTTCTGGAATTTATAGCACAGCTTTAATGCAAGAGCTTTTTGCAATTGAAAGTGACTTTGTAAATGTTGCTTTACTTTCTACTTTAGTTGCCTTAGCCGGAATATTAGGTAACACCTTTGGCTATTGGTTTGGTGCAAAAAGTGGTAACTATTTGTATAACGTAAAAGATAACTTTATTTACAAAAAGAAATACTTATACGAATCTAAAGTATTCTTTGAAAGACACGGTGGTAGAGCTATTATCTTTGCTCGTTTCTTACCTGTTGTAAGAACATTTGCTCCGATTATTGCTGGGATCGTAAGAATGGATATCAAACGTTTTATGTTATATAACGTAATCAGTTCTTTCTTATGGGCTACTACATTAATCTTTGCAGGTCACTACTTACAAGTATGGTTAATGGATAGCTACGGTATCAACTTAAAAGATTATATCGAGTACATTGTTTTATTCTTGGTTTTAGTTACTACACTTCCTGTAATCATCAAATTGATGAAAAGCAAAGGTGGTTCTGAAAAGAAAAAAAGCAGTGAAGAAGCTTAA
- a CDS encoding ABC transporter permease, protein MKNKIVSALNILGLAVGMTAVILVLLFWNNEHSYNQWNPYKNRVYEVEGTSESYFKNWFPAPVTNNLDKLSDIVEAYNFSFTFDDISSVEVEGRKDFLYEISEKQANFFEFFPFEAIYGSAEEYKKNYKDALAIDITEAERLFGKGVNPIGKTIVLENGKVLSVRFVYRVPGNSSVTFKGLTSFVTEDQIAFNRENNWGDHNYTLLLKLKEGIQIKDVQERIRDVIYDDVFQMYMKNKSLTLEELKKNFKDNIVLHFNPLDTVHLNPLSGGLGGGATAAKVLNIMMVSAVLLLVLSIINAVNLALVNSFKRAKEIGIRKAIGVTKGQLFQQFIFESILTVAVALAIALVFVEVLLPYFNLLVNRTIVFNLSTLALPIVGIALVVILLSGTLPSLFLISFDTLKVLKGNYMRGKAGIRIRNVFLILQFVIAFFFLTTAVFIHKQVDYILQEDLGFNGNQVVNINFKIKDISKRNTLYQQIESDLKKIAGVKETTMHSMRIGGGYSSASGNKIGDTSVQSNNVSVGYDFLKVFDGELVEGRFFDRNLATDSVSKVLVNETFKTTFNFSDGILGKKIKWNGKEFEVIGVVKDMKIEGVSKSTNPSTYFMPNSVDWFYYLADHIAVKIDAKDTQKTLQALEDFWSKRIDSTYPMQYTFANEDFAKSYQKTLYQRTLFMCLMGVSVFIALFGLMAIVSFSIESRLKEIAIRRVLGADSTNLILKLSVRFIVYCLIGFIISIYPVVYVMNLWLEDFVYRISITVLPFVIAFVCLMLFSMLLVFWKAWQATRINVLKYINYE, encoded by the coding sequence ATGAAGAACAAGATTGTTTCTGCATTAAACATTTTAGGGTTGGCGGTTGGAATGACAGCTGTTATCCTCGTATTGTTATTTTGGAATAACGAGCATAGTTATAACCAGTGGAATCCTTATAAAAATAGAGTATATGAAGTAGAGGGAACGTCAGAGTCGTATTTTAAAAATTGGTTTCCAGCGCCTGTTACAAACAATTTAGATAAGCTATCAGATATTGTAGAAGCTTATAACTTTAGCTTTACGTTTGACGATATTTCAAGTGTTGAGGTAGAGGGACGCAAAGATTTTTTGTACGAAATAAGTGAGAAGCAAGCTAACTTTTTTGAATTTTTTCCGTTTGAAGCAATTTATGGAAGTGCAGAGGAATATAAAAAGAATTATAAAGACGCTTTAGCGATTGACATAACAGAAGCAGAGCGATTATTTGGCAAAGGGGTTAATCCAATTGGGAAGACGATTGTACTGGAAAATGGAAAGGTGTTATCTGTCCGTTTTGTTTATCGTGTTCCTGGAAATAGTTCCGTTACTTTTAAAGGCTTAACCTCTTTTGTTACTGAAGACCAAATAGCTTTTAATAGAGAAAATAATTGGGGAGATCACAATTATACTTTGTTGCTGAAGTTAAAAGAAGGAATCCAGATTAAAGATGTTCAGGAACGTATCAGAGATGTGATTTACGACGATGTTTTTCAAATGTATATGAAGAATAAGTCGCTTACTTTAGAAGAGTTAAAGAAAAATTTTAAAGATAACATTGTACTTCATTTTAATCCATTAGATACAGTTCACTTAAATCCCCTTTCAGGAGGATTGGGAGGAGGAGCAACTGCGGCAAAGGTGTTGAATATAATGATGGTTTCTGCTGTCTTATTGTTAGTGTTATCTATTATAAACGCAGTTAACTTGGCTTTAGTTAACAGTTTTAAACGCGCCAAAGAAATAGGAATCAGAAAAGCAATAGGCGTTACAAAAGGACAATTGTTTCAACAGTTTATTTTTGAATCAATTCTTACTGTAGCTGTAGCTTTGGCGATTGCTTTAGTGTTTGTTGAGGTATTACTACCGTATTTTAATTTGTTAGTTAATCGAACCATTGTGTTTAATCTATCTACTCTTGCATTGCCAATTGTTGGAATTGCTTTAGTGGTTATTTTATTGTCGGGTACATTGCCAAGTTTATTCTTGATTTCATTTGATACGTTGAAAGTGTTGAAGGGGAATTATATGCGTGGAAAAGCAGGTATTCGCATTCGAAATGTGTTTTTAATTTTACAGTTTGTCATCGCCTTTTTCTTTTTGACAACCGCTGTTTTTATTCACAAACAGGTAGATTATATTTTACAAGAGGACTTAGGCTTTAATGGCAATCAGGTTGTTAATATTAATTTTAAAATTAAGGATATTAGCAAGCGAAATACGCTTTATCAACAGATAGAATCTGACTTAAAAAAGATTGCAGGCGTAAAAGAAACGACGATGCATTCAATGCGTATTGGTGGAGGGTATAGCAGTGCTTCTGGAAATAAAATAGGAGACACTTCTGTTCAAAGTAACAATGTTTCTGTAGGTTATGATTTTTTAAAAGTGTTTGATGGAGAGTTGGTAGAAGGGCGTTTCTTTGATCGTAACCTTGCAACAGATAGTGTTAGTAAAGTTCTCGTTAATGAAACATTTAAAACAACTTTCAATTTTTCAGATGGAATACTTGGAAAGAAGATAAAGTGGAATGGAAAAGAGTTTGAGGTAATTGGTGTTGTAAAAGATATGAAGATAGAAGGGGTTAGTAAAAGCACTAATCCGTCAACCTATTTTATGCCTAATTCAGTTGATTGGTTTTATTATTTGGCGGATCATATCGCAGTAAAAATAGACGCTAAAGATACCCAAAAAACATTACAGGCATTAGAGGATTTTTGGAGTAAAAGGATAGACTCTACATATCCTATGCAATATACATTTGCAAATGAAGACTTCGCTAAGAGTTACCAAAAAACACTATATCAACGTACGTTGTTTATGTGTTTGATGGGGGTATCAGTATTTATAGCGCTGTTTGGCTTGATGGCAATTGTGTCTTTCAGTATTGAAAGCAGGTTAAAAGAAATAGCAATTCGCAGGGTATTAGGAGCTGATTCCACTAATCTGATTTTAAAGTTATCTGTGCGATTTATTGTGTATTGTCTTATTGGTTTTATCATATCAATTTACCCTGTAGTCTATGTAATGAATCTGTGGTTAGAGGACTTTGTTTATCGCATTTCAATCACTGTATTACCATTTGTTATTGCTTTTGTATGCTTGATGCTTTTCTCAATGTTATTAGTGTTTTGGAAAGCTTGGCAAGCAACGCGTATTAATGTTTTAAAGTATATTAATTATGAATAA